The Aggregicoccus sp. 17bor-14 genome includes a region encoding these proteins:
- the rplL gene encoding 50S ribosomal protein L7/L12, giving the protein MADLNAIIDQLSQLSVMEAAELVKQLEQKWGVSAAAVAVAAGPAGGGAAAAPAEEKTEFNVVLANAGANKINVIKEIRAITGLGLKEAKDLVEGAPKTVKEGVNKDDAKKMKDQLTAAGATVEIK; this is encoded by the coding sequence ATGGCCGACCTGAACGCAATCATCGACCAGCTCTCGCAGCTCTCCGTCATGGAGGCCGCTGAGCTCGTGAAGCAGCTCGAGCAGAAGTGGGGCGTTTCCGCCGCCGCCGTGGCCGTTGCCGCGGGCCCCGCGGGCGGTGGCGCTGCCGCCGCTCCTGCCGAGGAGAAGACGGAGTTCAACGTGGTGCTCGCGAACGCCGGCGCCAACAAGATCAACGTCATCAAGGAGATCCGCGCGATCACCGGCCTGGGCCTGAAGGAGGCCAAGGACCTGGTCGAGGGCGCGCCCAAGACGGTGAAGGAGGGCGTCAACAAGGACGACGCCAAGAAGATGAAGGACCAGCTCACCGCGGCTGGCGCCACCGTCGAGATCAAGTAG
- the rpoC gene encoding DNA-directed RNA polymerase subunit beta', whose product MKDIFNFFEKPKDPLSFNAIRIALASPDKIRQWSHGEVKKPETINYRTFKPERDGLFCARIFGPVKDYECNCGKYKRMKHRGVVCEKCGVEVIQSKVRRERLGHITLATPVAHIWFLKSLPSRLGNLLDITLKELEKVLYCESYMIIDPKATPLLKGELVSEEKLHKLYAEHGEDSFTAGMGGEAVREMLKNIDVTRLAEDLRKDMRETTSEAKRKKYAKRLKVAEAFRISGNKPDWMMLDVIPVIPPDLRPLVPLDGGRFATSDLNDLYRRVINRNNRLKRLQELNAPDIIIRNEKRMLQEAVDALFDNGRRGKTITGPNKRPLKSLSDMLKGKQGRFRQNLLGKRVDYSGRSVIVVGPELKLHQCGLPKIMALELFKPFIYNKLEEKGYVTTIKSAKKMVEKERPEVWDILEDVIREHPVLLNRAPTLHRLGMQAFEPVLIEGKAIQLHPLVCAAFNADFDGDQMAVHVPLSIEAQMEARVLMMSTNNILSPANGKPIIVPTQDMVLGIYYMTRPREFAHGEGRVFSSPDEVRAAYDHGEVALQAKVTCRIDGVRKDTTVGRVLLWDIVPRKVGFDAINKVLDKKSLGALIDLCYRLTGEKETVLLADRIRSLGYTNATRAGISIALKDMIIPAKKQELLDGARREVSEIESQYNEGLITDGERYNKVIDIWAEITEKVAAEMMQQISQEEVSGDNKEGKRETRKQPSFNPIYIMADSGARGSAQQIRQLAGMRGLMAKPSGEIIETPITANFREGLSVLQYFISTHGARKGLADTALKTANSGYLTRRLVDVAQDAIITEYDCGTMDGLFIGALVEGGEIIEALGERILGRVALDDIHDPVTSEVLVRANEEIDEAKVSRIENSGMDKVKIRSVLTCQARRGICVECYGRDLARGRKVSIGEAVGVIAAQSIGEPGTQLTMRTFHIGGAATRRAEQSSLENRFGGTVKFSGLNTVQKADGSLVAMNRNGEIVIVDDSGRERERYGVIYGARILVKEGQKLEATTLIAEWDPFAIPLLTEVGGVVRFEDIIEGVTMSETLDEVTGLSRKTVIESKDPEARPRITIRDANGEVKELPSSRNPASYFLPQGAIITVNDGDEINPGEVIAKQPRETTKTKDITGGLPRVAELFEARKPKDSAAIAEIDGVVSFGKDTKGKRKLIITPEVSGEQRTDLAKEYLISKGKNISVHSGDRVKAGEALMDGSANPHDILKVLGEKELARYLVDEVQEVYRLQGVKINDKHIETIVRQMLRRVRVTDVGDTNFLVDEQVEKWVFEEENEKVMAAGARPAVGEPLLLGITKASLSTESFISASSFQETTKVLTEAAINGKVDYLRGLKENVIMGRLIPAGTGLPNYKHLDIAVESPADEINEMEAALAATHGDESGPLGAPARGEGSRGETGAA is encoded by the coding sequence GTGAAGGACATTTTCAACTTCTTCGAGAAGCCCAAGGACCCGCTTTCCTTCAACGCCATCCGCATCGCGCTGGCGAGCCCGGACAAGATCCGGCAGTGGAGCCACGGCGAGGTCAAGAAGCCCGAGACCATCAACTACCGCACCTTCAAGCCGGAGCGGGACGGGCTCTTCTGCGCCCGCATCTTCGGGCCGGTGAAGGACTACGAGTGCAACTGCGGCAAGTACAAGCGCATGAAGCACCGCGGCGTGGTGTGCGAGAAGTGCGGCGTGGAGGTGATCCAGTCCAAGGTGCGCCGTGAGCGCCTGGGCCACATCACGCTCGCGACCCCGGTCGCGCACATCTGGTTCCTCAAGTCGCTCCCCAGCCGTCTGGGAAACCTGCTCGACATCACGCTCAAGGAGCTCGAGAAGGTCCTGTACTGCGAGAGCTACATGATCATCGATCCGAAGGCGACGCCGCTGCTCAAGGGCGAGCTCGTCTCGGAGGAGAAGCTGCACAAGCTCTACGCCGAGCACGGCGAGGACAGCTTCACCGCGGGCATGGGCGGCGAGGCCGTCCGTGAGATGCTCAAGAACATCGACGTGACCCGGCTCGCCGAGGACCTGCGCAAGGACATGCGCGAGACCACGAGCGAGGCGAAGCGCAAGAAGTACGCGAAGCGCCTGAAGGTGGCCGAGGCCTTCCGCATCTCCGGCAACAAGCCGGACTGGATGATGCTGGACGTGATCCCGGTCATCCCGCCCGACCTGCGCCCGCTCGTGCCCCTGGACGGCGGCCGCTTCGCGACCTCGGACCTCAACGACCTGTACCGCCGCGTGATCAACCGCAACAACCGCCTCAAGCGGCTGCAGGAGCTCAACGCGCCGGACATCATCATCCGCAACGAGAAGCGGATGCTGCAGGAGGCGGTGGACGCGCTGTTCGACAACGGCCGCCGCGGCAAGACCATCACCGGTCCGAACAAGCGCCCCCTCAAGTCCCTGAGCGACATGCTCAAGGGCAAGCAGGGCCGCTTCCGCCAGAACCTGCTCGGCAAGCGCGTGGACTACTCCGGTCGCTCGGTGATCGTGGTGGGCCCGGAGCTCAAGCTGCACCAGTGCGGCCTGCCGAAGATCATGGCGCTCGAGCTCTTCAAGCCGTTCATCTACAACAAGCTCGAAGAGAAGGGCTACGTCACCACCATCAAGAGCGCGAAGAAGATGGTGGAGAAGGAGCGTCCCGAGGTCTGGGACATCCTCGAGGACGTGATCCGCGAGCACCCGGTGCTGCTCAACCGCGCCCCGACCCTGCACCGCCTCGGCATGCAGGCGTTCGAGCCGGTGCTCATCGAGGGCAAGGCCATCCAGCTGCACCCGCTCGTGTGCGCCGCGTTCAACGCGGACTTCGACGGTGACCAGATGGCCGTGCACGTGCCCTTGTCCATCGAGGCGCAGATGGAGGCGCGCGTGCTCATGATGAGCACGAACAACATCCTGAGCCCCGCGAACGGCAAGCCCATCATCGTCCCCACGCAGGACATGGTGCTCGGCATCTACTACATGACCCGCCCGCGCGAGTTCGCGCACGGCGAGGGCCGCGTCTTCTCGTCCCCGGACGAGGTGCGCGCCGCCTACGATCACGGCGAGGTCGCGCTGCAGGCGAAGGTCACCTGCCGCATCGACGGCGTGCGCAAGGACACCACCGTGGGCCGCGTCCTGCTCTGGGACATCGTGCCGCGCAAGGTGGGCTTCGACGCCATCAACAAGGTGCTGGACAAGAAGAGCCTCGGCGCGCTCATCGACCTCTGCTACCGCCTCACCGGCGAGAAGGAGACGGTGCTGCTGGCCGACCGCATCCGCTCGCTCGGCTACACCAACGCGACGCGCGCGGGCATCTCCATCGCGCTCAAGGACATGATCATTCCTGCGAAGAAGCAGGAGCTCCTGGACGGCGCGCGGCGCGAGGTGTCGGAGATCGAGAGCCAGTACAACGAGGGCCTCATCACCGACGGCGAGCGCTACAACAAGGTCATCGATATCTGGGCGGAGATCACCGAGAAGGTGGCCGCCGAGATGATGCAGCAGATCTCCCAGGAGGAGGTCTCGGGCGACAACAAGGAAGGCAAGCGCGAGACGCGCAAGCAGCCCTCGTTCAACCCCATCTACATCATGGCCGACTCCGGCGCCCGCGGCTCCGCCCAGCAGATCCGCCAGCTCGCGGGTATGCGCGGCCTCATGGCCAAGCCGTCCGGTGAGATCATCGAGACGCCCATCACCGCGAACTTCCGCGAGGGCCTCTCGGTGCTCCAGTACTTCATCTCCACCCACGGCGCCCGCAAGGGTCTCGCGGACACGGCGCTGAAGACCGCGAACTCGGGTTACCTCACCCGCCGTCTGGTGGACGTGGCCCAGGACGCGATCATCACCGAGTACGACTGCGGCACCATGGATGGTCTGTTCATCGGCGCCCTGGTCGAGGGCGGCGAGATCATCGAGGCGCTGGGTGAGCGCATCCTCGGCCGCGTGGCCCTGGACGACATCCACGACCCGGTCACCAGCGAGGTCCTCGTCCGTGCGAACGAGGAGATCGACGAGGCCAAGGTCAGCCGCATCGAGAACAGCGGCATGGACAAGGTGAAGATCCGCTCGGTGCTCACCTGCCAGGCGCGCCGCGGCATCTGCGTGGAGTGCTACGGCCGCGACCTCGCTCGCGGGCGCAAGGTGTCCATCGGTGAGGCGGTCGGCGTCATCGCGGCGCAGTCCATCGGCGAGCCGGGTACCCAGCTCACGATGCGCACCTTCCACATCGGTGGTGCGGCGACCCGTCGCGCCGAGCAGTCCAGCCTCGAGAACCGCTTCGGCGGCACGGTGAAGTTCTCCGGCCTCAACACGGTGCAGAAGGCGGACGGCAGCCTCGTCGCGATGAACCGCAACGGCGAGATCGTGATCGTGGACGACAGCGGCCGCGAGCGCGAGCGCTACGGCGTCATCTACGGCGCGCGCATCCTGGTGAAGGAGGGCCAGAAGCTCGAGGCCACCACGCTCATCGCCGAGTGGGATCCCTTCGCGATCCCGCTGCTCACCGAGGTGGGCGGCGTCGTGCGCTTCGAGGACATCATCGAAGGCGTGACGATGTCCGAGACGCTCGACGAGGTCACCGGCCTCAGCCGCAAGACCGTCATCGAGTCCAAGGACCCCGAGGCCCGTCCTCGCATCACCATCCGTGACGCGAACGGCGAGGTGAAGGAGCTGCCGTCCAGCCGCAACCCGGCGAGCTACTTCCTGCCCCAGGGCGCAATCATCACCGTCAACGACGGCGACGAGATCAACCCCGGCGAGGTCATTGCCAAGCAGCCGCGCGAGACCACGAAGACCAAGGACATCACGGGCGGTCTGCCCCGCGTGGCCGAGCTCTTCGAGGCGCGCAAGCCCAAGGACTCGGCGGCCATCGCCGAGATCGACGGCGTGGTCAGCTTCGGCAAGGACACCAAGGGCAAGCGCAAGCTGATCATCACCCCCGAGGTGAGCGGCGAGCAGCGCACCGACCTGGCCAAGGAGTACCTGATCTCCAAGGGCAAGAACATCAGCGTGCACTCGGGCGACCGCGTGAAGGCCGGCGAGGCGCTGATGGACGGCTCGGCCAACCCGCACGACATCCTCAAGGTGCTGGGCGAGAAGGAGCTCGCGCGCTACCTGGTGGACGAGGTGCAGGAGGTGTACCGACTGCAGGGCGTGAAGATCAACGACAAGCACATCGAGACGATCGTGCGGCAGATGCTGCGCCGCGTGCGCGTCACCGACGTGGGCGACACCAACTTCCTCGTCGACGAGCAGGTGGAGAAGTGGGTGTTCGAGGAGGAGAACGAGAAGGTCATGGCGGCGGGCGCGCGCCCGGCCGTCGGTGAGCCGCTGCTGCTCGGCATCACCAAGGCCTCGCTCTCCACCGAGTCGTTCATCTCGGCGTCCTCCTTCCAGGAGACCACCAAGGTGCTCACCGAGGCCGCGATCAACGGCAAGGTGGACTACCTGCGCGGCCTCAAGGAGAACGTCATCATGGGCCGGCTCATCCCCGCCGGTACCGGTCTGCCGAACTACAAGCACCTCGACATCGCGGTGGAGAGCCCGGCGGACGAGATCAACGAGATGGAGGCCGCGCTCGCGGCGACCCACGGCGACGAGAGCGGTCCGCTCGGCGCTCCGGCGCGCGGCGAGGGCAGCCGCGGGGAGACCGGCGCCGCCTAA
- the rpoB gene encoding DNA-directed RNA polymerase subunit beta, producing the protein MPTQIQNNFRVRKTFAKIGKIIDIPNLINIQKQSYEKFLQADIAPEKREDLGLQGVFKSVFPIRDFNETSSLEFVSYHLEKPKYDVDECHQRGMTYSAPIKVVVRLVVWDKDEETGAQSIRDVKEQEVYFGEIPLMTQNGTFIINGTERVVVSQLHRSPGAFFDHDKGKSHSSGKLLYNARIIPYRGSWIDFEFDHKDLLYVRIDRRRKLPATVLIRALGAVQDTAKKNPLEFRGSTEEILNYYYATETIYLNSAEDFEKSVELELLPGQRATRDIKTKSGEVIVKKNRKFTRAAIKKLEAAKMKTLPIDADELWTKVSAYDVVDETTGEVILECNEEVSQEKVDELLKRGIKEFKVLFIDNLNVGPYLRETLMLDKIDNPEQAIMEIYRRLRPGDPPTPETAINLFTNLFFNPERYDLSKVGRLKLNFKFGLEEPLDGQILTKRDILEVIRYLIDLKNGRGTIDDIDHLGNRRVRAVGELLENQYRIGLVRMERAIKERMSLQEIETLMPHDLINAKPVTAVIKEFFGSSQLSQFMDQTNPLSEVTHKRRLSALGPGGLTRERAGFEVRDVHPTHYGRICPIETPEGPNIGLIASLSTYARVNEFGFVETPYRKVDAGVVSADVAFYSALEEEKHTIAQANAEMDKKGKFVNELVSSRRGGEFVQARAEDVDLMDVSPNQLVSVAASLIPFLENDDANRALMGSNMQRQAVPLLRTFAPLVGTGIEAIVARDSGVTCVARRDGIVEAVDAGRIVVKADVPAAFSDSTSEVDIYNLLKYQRSNQNTCLNQKPIVRKGDRVKKGDVIADGPATETGELALGQNIVVAFMPWQGYNFEDSILINERILKDDVFTSIHIEEFECIARDTKLGKEEITRDIPNVGEEALKDLDESGIIRIGAEVKPGDVLVGKITPKGETQLSPEEKLLRAIFGEKAGDVRDSSLRVPPGVQGTVISAKVFSRKGVEKDERAKQIESMEEAKLLKDQNDEIKVIRDSAFARIRKMLSGKEVQGKLVDDKGKILLKKGDSLNDELLSTVPYKYWSEISVGDPLDSKIRDILRNLEENTEAVKLAFGEKIARIKKGDELPPGVIKMVKVYVAIKRKLAVGDKMAGRHGNKGVVSRILPEEDMPYLEDGRPVDIVLNPLGVPSRMNIGQILEVHLGWAAKGVGERLQHYMEQNYSTEQLKKALKAAYDDRAFGDFVDGLNDEEVRAVCQKLKRGIHVATPVFDGARETEIHGLFDQATLPRSGQMVLFDGRTGEPFDQNVTVGVMYMLKLHHLVDEKIHARSIGPYSLVTQQPLGGKAQFGGQRLGEMEVWAMEAYGAAYTLQEFLTVKSDDVVGRTRMYEAIVKGDNVLESGLPESFNVLLKELQSLALDVELLENAPPERQRAFGSGLDVGGDGAKTGTDA; encoded by the coding sequence ATGCCGACGCAGATCCAGAACAATTTCCGCGTGCGGAAGACCTTCGCGAAGATTGGGAAGATCATCGATATTCCCAACCTCATCAACATCCAGAAGCAGAGCTACGAGAAGTTCCTCCAGGCGGACATCGCGCCTGAGAAGCGCGAGGACCTCGGCCTGCAGGGTGTCTTCAAGAGCGTCTTCCCCATCCGGGACTTCAACGAGACCAGCTCGCTGGAGTTCGTCTCCTACCACCTGGAGAAGCCGAAGTACGACGTCGACGAGTGCCACCAGCGTGGCATGACCTACTCGGCGCCGATCAAGGTCGTCGTCCGTCTCGTGGTCTGGGACAAGGACGAGGAGACCGGTGCGCAGAGCATCCGCGACGTGAAGGAGCAGGAGGTCTACTTCGGGGAAATCCCGCTGATGACCCAGAACGGCACCTTCATCATCAACGGCACCGAGCGCGTGGTGGTGAGCCAGCTGCACCGCTCCCCCGGCGCCTTCTTCGACCACGACAAGGGCAAGAGCCACAGCTCGGGCAAGCTGCTCTACAACGCCCGCATCATCCCGTACCGCGGCTCGTGGATCGACTTCGAGTTCGACCACAAGGACCTGCTCTACGTCCGCATCGACCGCCGCCGCAAGCTGCCGGCCACGGTGCTGATCCGCGCCCTGGGCGCCGTGCAGGACACCGCGAAGAAGAACCCGCTCGAGTTCCGCGGCTCGACCGAGGAGATCCTCAACTACTACTACGCGACCGAGACCATCTACCTCAACAGCGCCGAGGACTTCGAGAAGAGCGTGGAGCTGGAGCTCCTGCCCGGTCAGCGCGCCACCCGCGACATCAAGACCAAGTCGGGTGAGGTGATCGTCAAGAAGAACCGCAAGTTCACGCGCGCCGCCATCAAGAAGCTCGAGGCGGCGAAGATGAAGACGCTGCCCATCGACGCGGACGAGCTGTGGACCAAGGTGTCCGCCTACGACGTCGTGGACGAGACCACCGGCGAGGTGATCCTCGAGTGCAACGAGGAGGTCAGCCAGGAGAAGGTGGACGAGCTCCTCAAGCGCGGCATCAAGGAGTTCAAGGTCCTCTTCATCGACAACCTCAACGTGGGTCCGTACCTGCGTGAGACGTTGATGCTGGACAAGATCGACAACCCCGAGCAGGCGATCATGGAGATCTACCGCCGCCTGCGCCCGGGTGATCCGCCCACGCCCGAGACGGCGATCAACCTCTTCACGAACCTGTTCTTCAACCCGGAGCGCTACGACCTGTCCAAGGTCGGCCGCCTGAAGCTGAACTTCAAGTTCGGGCTCGAGGAGCCGCTCGACGGCCAGATCCTCACCAAGCGCGACATCCTCGAGGTCATCCGCTACCTGATCGACCTGAAGAACGGCCGCGGGACCATCGACGACATCGACCACCTCGGCAACCGCCGCGTGCGCGCGGTGGGCGAGCTGCTCGAGAACCAGTACCGCATCGGCCTCGTCCGCATGGAGCGCGCGATCAAGGAGCGCATGAGCCTCCAGGAGATCGAGACGCTCATGCCGCACGACCTGATCAACGCCAAGCCGGTGACGGCGGTGATCAAGGAGTTCTTCGGCAGCAGCCAGCTCAGCCAGTTCATGGACCAGACCAACCCGCTCTCCGAGGTCACGCACAAGCGTCGCCTCTCGGCGCTCGGGCCCGGCGGTCTCACGCGCGAGCGCGCCGGCTTCGAGGTGCGCGACGTGCACCCGACGCACTACGGCCGCATCTGCCCCATCGAGACGCCGGAAGGTCCGAACATCGGCCTCATCGCGAGCCTCTCGACCTACGCGCGCGTGAACGAGTTCGGCTTCGTAGAGACCCCGTATCGCAAGGTGGACGCGGGCGTGGTCAGCGCGGACGTGGCCTTCTACTCGGCGCTCGAGGAGGAGAAGCACACCATCGCGCAGGCGAACGCCGAGATGGACAAGAAGGGCAAGTTCGTCAACGAGCTCGTCTCCAGCCGCCGCGGCGGTGAGTTCGTGCAGGCGCGCGCCGAGGACGTGGACCTGATGGACGTGTCCCCGAACCAGCTGGTCTCGGTGGCCGCCTCGCTCATTCCCTTCCTCGAGAACGACGACGCGAACCGCGCCCTCATGGGCTCGAACATGCAGCGCCAGGCCGTGCCGCTGCTGCGCACCTTCGCGCCGCTGGTGGGCACGGGCATCGAGGCGATCGTCGCCCGCGACTCGGGCGTCACCTGCGTGGCCCGCCGCGACGGCATCGTCGAGGCGGTGGACGCGGGCCGCATCGTGGTGAAGGCGGACGTGCCGGCTGCGTTCAGCGACAGCACGAGCGAGGTCGACATCTACAACCTCCTCAAGTACCAGCGCTCCAACCAGAACACCTGCCTCAACCAGAAGCCCATCGTGCGCAAGGGCGACCGGGTGAAGAAGGGTGACGTGATCGCCGACGGTCCCGCGACCGAGACCGGCGAGCTCGCGCTCGGCCAGAACATCGTCGTCGCGTTCATGCCGTGGCAGGGCTACAACTTCGAGGACTCCATCCTCATCAACGAGCGCATCCTCAAGGACGACGTGTTCACGTCGATCCACATCGAGGAGTTCGAGTGCATCGCGCGCGACACCAAGCTCGGCAAGGAGGAGATCACCCGCGACATCCCGAACGTGGGTGAGGAGGCCCTCAAGGACCTGGACGAGAGCGGCATCATCCGCATCGGCGCCGAGGTGAAGCCCGGCGACGTGCTGGTGGGCAAGATCACCCCCAAGGGCGAGACCCAGCTCTCCCCCGAGGAGAAGCTGCTGCGCGCCATCTTCGGTGAGAAGGCCGGCGACGTGCGCGACAGCTCCCTGCGCGTGCCCCCGGGCGTTCAGGGCACCGTGATCAGCGCCAAGGTCTTCAGCCGCAAGGGCGTGGAGAAGGACGAGCGCGCGAAGCAGATCGAGTCCATGGAGGAGGCGAAGCTCCTCAAGGACCAGAACGACGAGATCAAGGTCATCCGCGACTCGGCGTTCGCGCGCATCCGCAAGATGCTCTCGGGCAAGGAGGTCCAGGGCAAGCTGGTGGACGACAAGGGCAAGATCCTGCTCAAGAAGGGCGACAGCCTCAACGACGAGCTGCTCTCCACCGTCCCCTACAAGTACTGGAGCGAGATCTCGGTCGGCGACCCGCTGGACTCCAAGATCCGCGACATCCTGCGCAACCTCGAGGAGAACACCGAGGCCGTGAAGCTCGCCTTCGGCGAGAAGATCGCGCGCATCAAGAAGGGCGACGAGCTCCCGCCGGGCGTCATCAAGATGGTGAAGGTGTACGTCGCCATCAAGCGCAAGCTGGCGGTGGGCGACAAGATGGCCGGCCGCCACGGCAACAAGGGCGTCGTGTCCCGCATCCTCCCCGAGGAGGACATGCCGTACCTGGAGGACGGGCGTCCGGTGGACATCGTGCTCAACCCGCTGGGCGTGCCCTCGCGCATGAACATCGGGCAGATCCTCGAGGTGCACCTGGGCTGGGCGGCCAAGGGCGTCGGCGAGCGGCTCCAGCACTACATGGAGCAGAACTACTCGACCGAGCAGCTCAAGAAGGCGCTCAAGGCGGCCTACGACGACCGCGCCTTCGGCGACTTCGTGGACGGCCTCAACGACGAGGAGGTCCGCGCGGTGTGCCAGAAGCTCAAGCGCGGCATCCACGTGGCCACGCCGGTGTTCGACGGCGCGCGCGAGACCGAGATCCACGGGCTCTTCGACCAGGCCACCCTGCCGCGCAGCGGCCAGATGGTGCTCTTCGACGGGCGCACCGGCGAGCCGTTCGACCAGAACGTCACCGTGGGCGTGATGTACATGCTCAAGCTGCACCACCTCGTGGACGAGAAGATCCACGCGCGCTCCATCGGGCCCTACAGCCTCGTCACCCAGCAGCCGCTGGGCGGCAAGGCGCAGTTCGGCGGTCAGCGCCTCGGCGAGATGGAGGTCTGGGCGATGGAGGCCTACGGCGCGGCGTACACGCTGCAGGAGTTCCTCACCGTCAAGAGCGACGACGTGGTGGGCCGCACGCGCATGTACGAGGCCATCGTCAAGGGCGACAACGTCCTCGAGAGCGGCCTGCCGGAGTCCTTCAACGTGCTCCTCAAGGAGCTCCAGAGCCTCGCGCTCGACGTGGAGCTGCTCGAGAACGCCCCGCCGGAGCGCCAGCGCGCCTTCGGCTCGGGCCTGGACGTGGGTGGAGACGGCGCGAAGACCGGTACGGACGCCTAG
- the rplA gene encoding 50S ribosomal protein L1 — MPKPGKKFAAASALVDRNKRYTITEGFKTLKASVDARKTKFDQTVNVAINLGVDPKHADQMVRGAVVLPHGTGATVRVAVFARGEKATEAEAAGADVVGGDELAKRIEGGFLDFDTVIATPDMMGVVGRLGKVLGPRGLMPNPKVGTVTVDVRKAIGDAKGGKVDFRAEKAGIVHAKMGKSSFTQEKLEANFNALVDTVMKLKPATAKGVYLKGLAISTTMGPGIKIDTQEVLARHR; from the coding sequence ATGCCTAAGCCTGGAAAGAAGTTCGCCGCGGCCTCCGCCCTGGTCGACCGCAACAAGCGCTACACCATCACCGAGGGCTTCAAGACCCTCAAGGCGTCCGTCGACGCCCGCAAGACCAAGTTCGACCAGACGGTGAACGTGGCCATCAACCTGGGCGTGGACCCCAAGCACGCGGACCAGATGGTTCGCGGCGCGGTCGTCCTCCCCCACGGCACCGGCGCCACCGTGCGCGTGGCCGTGTTCGCCCGCGGCGAGAAGGCCACCGAGGCCGAGGCCGCCGGCGCCGACGTGGTCGGCGGCGACGAGCTCGCCAAGCGCATCGAGGGCGGCTTCCTCGACTTCGACACCGTCATCGCCACCCCGGACATGATGGGCGTGGTCGGCCGCCTCGGTAAGGTGCTCGGTCCCCGCGGCCTCATGCCCAACCCCAAGGTCGGCACCGTGACCGTGGACGTGCGCAAGGCCATCGGCGACGCCAAGGGCGGTAAGGTCGACTTCCGCGCCGAGAAGGCCGGCATCGTGCACGCGAAGATGGGCAAGAGCTCCTTCACCCAGGAGAAGCTCGAGGCCAACTTCAACGCGCTCGTGGACACGGTGATGAAGCTCAAGCCGGCCACCGCGAAGGGCGTGTACCTCAAGGGCCTCGCCATCAGCACCACCATGGGCCCCGGCATCAAGATCGACACCCAGGAAGTCCTCGCCCGCCACCGCTAA
- the rplK gene encoding 50S ribosomal protein L11 encodes MKKVTGQVKLQIPAGKANPAPPIGPALGQQGVNIMEFCKQFNAATQQQAKESLIIPVIITVYQDRSFTFILKTPPAAVLIKKAAGLHTEKKKGSGAKKPGKEKVGQITRKQLEEIAKTKMGDTTAASLEAAMNTIAGTARSMGIDVVA; translated from the coding sequence ATGAAGAAGGTCACAGGACAGGTCAAGCTGCAGATCCCGGCCGGCAAGGCCAACCCCGCCCCCCCGATCGGCCCCGCGCTCGGTCAGCAGGGCGTGAACATCATGGAGTTCTGCAAGCAGTTCAACGCGGCCACGCAGCAGCAGGCGAAGGAGAGCCTGATCATCCCGGTGATCATCACCGTGTATCAGGACCGCTCCTTCACCTTCATCCTGAAGACGCCGCCCGCGGCCGTCCTCATCAAGAAGGCCGCCGGTCTGCACACCGAGAAGAAGAAGGGCTCTGGCGCGAAGAAGCCGGGCAAGGAGAAGGTCGGGCAGATCACCCGCAAGCAGCTCGAGGAGATCGCCAAGACGAAGATGGGCGACACCACGGCCGCTTCGCTCGAGGCCGCGATGAACACCATCGCCGGCACCGCCCGCTCCATGGGGATCGACGTCGTCGCCTAA
- the rplJ gene encoding 50S ribosomal protein L10 yields MLKSEKEELIKELNEKFAKTRTGIVAEFSKLNVETVTKLRKKLREGKVEYKVLKNSLAKRAAKGTPVEVISGDFTGPVAMVLSYDDVVAPAKILSEFIKDMETIKVRSAVVEGRKVNAEGVKALAKMPGLPELRAQILGMLTQPAGKLVRTIAAPGSQLARVIQAYADKK; encoded by the coding sequence GTGCTGAAGAGCGAGAAGGAAGAGCTCATCAAGGAGCTCAACGAGAAGTTCGCGAAGACCCGCACGGGTATCGTCGCCGAGTTCTCCAAGCTGAACGTGGAGACCGTCACCAAGCTCCGCAAGAAGCTGCGCGAGGGCAAGGTGGAGTACAAGGTCCTCAAGAACTCGCTGGCCAAGCGGGCCGCGAAGGGCACGCCGGTGGAGGTCATCTCCGGCGACTTCACGGGTCCCGTGGCGATGGTGCTGAGCTACGACGACGTCGTGGCCCCGGCGAAGATCCTCTCCGAGTTCATCAAGGACATGGAGACGATCAAGGTTCGGAGCGCCGTCGTCGAGGGCCGCAAGGTCAACGCCGAGGGCGTCAAGGCGCTGGCGAAGATGCCGGGCCTGCCCGAGCTGCGTGCCCAGATCCTGGGCATGCTGACCCAGCCGGCTGGCAAGCTGGTGCGGACCATTGCAGCCCCCGGTTCGCAGCTGGCGCGCGTCATCCAGGCGTACGCGGACAAGAAGTAA